A region of Desulfosporosinus sp. Sb-LF DNA encodes the following proteins:
- a CDS encoding DUF2695 domain-containing protein, whose protein sequence is MPLARGKKIAKKEKRRELREQVTPENEVLKDRKLIKEEVNRRIISGLQTITLDYDSLYNYEKASLNKDSDLLSLLFHRMFFYRLNEKLSGLTCDHTLRLSRQILTQMQFSRGKINEILEVLRKNGGICDCEIIFNVESQLIGK, encoded by the coding sequence ATGCCATTAGCTAGGGGTAAAAAAATAGCCAAGAAAGAAAAACGAAGAGAGCTCAGAGAACAAGTAACCCCAGAAAATGAAGTATTAAAAGACCGAAAATTAATTAAAGAAGAAGTAAATCGTAGAATTATCTCAGGATTGCAAACAATAACTCTAGACTATGACTCTCTGTATAACTATGAGAAGGCAAGTTTAAACAAGGACTCTGATTTATTGAGCCTTCTTTTTCATAGAATGTTTTTTTATAGGTTGAATGAAAAACTCTCAGGATTAACATGCGACCATACCCTCCGCCTGAGCCGTCAAATACTTACTCAGATGCAGTTCAGTCGTGGAAAAATAAACGAGATTTTAGAGGTGCTTAGGAAAAATGGTGGGATTTGTGATTGTGAGATTATTTTTAATGTCGAGAGTCAATTAATAGGTAAATAG
- a CDS encoding anthranilate synthase component I family protein, which translates to MNKPDCERILTLAKEYSIIPICREIYADIITPITLLRKLSGISKRYYLLESVEGGEKWGRYSFLGFDPLMRVSCKEQMVTIERNGDITRIQTNNPLEVLREIQKDYKSPKMPDMPPFTGGFVGYFAYAIIGYTEPKLNIKRGDCNDFDLMLFDKVIAYDHLKQKICIVVNMRTDNVLKNYGRAMAELEVIAGIIRDTQPLPKLESEKNVQFTCNMSKQEYCSIVGRVKEYIRDGDIFQAVISRQFVTPYRGSLMNAYRVLRTTNPSPYMVYMNIDGDEIMSSSPETLVRLQNGRLTTFPVAGSRPRGRTEEEDKKLEQELLADEKELSEHNMLVDLGRNDLGKISEYSSVEVTEYMMIHRYSKIMHICSRVESNILPERDGYSAIEVVLPAGTLSGAPKIRACEIIEELEKEPRGIYGGALGYLDFTGNMDTCIAIRMAVKKDGKVYVQAGGGIVADSIPENEYEESANKALAVMNAIRNAGEVDD; encoded by the coding sequence ATGAATAAACCGGATTGTGAAAGAATACTGACATTAGCTAAGGAGTACAGCATAATACCCATATGTCGGGAAATCTATGCTGATATTATCACTCCTATTACACTGCTGCGCAAGTTGTCCGGTATTAGCAAACGCTACTATCTGTTGGAAAGCGTAGAGGGGGGAGAAAAGTGGGGTCGTTACTCCTTTCTGGGATTCGATCCGCTGATGCGAGTGTCCTGTAAGGAACAAATGGTTACGATCGAGCGGAATGGTGATATCACCAGAATACAAACCAATAACCCTTTGGAAGTGCTGCGGGAAATTCAGAAGGACTATAAATCCCCGAAGATGCCTGATATGCCACCCTTTACTGGAGGTTTTGTAGGATATTTCGCTTATGCCATTATTGGTTATACGGAACCGAAATTAAATATAAAACGAGGCGACTGTAACGATTTTGATCTTATGCTGTTTGACAAGGTGATCGCCTATGATCATCTAAAACAAAAGATCTGCATTGTAGTCAATATGAGAACTGACAATGTCCTGAAAAACTACGGACGGGCTATGGCTGAACTCGAAGTCATCGCTGGCATCATACGTGATACACAGCCGTTGCCAAAACTCGAGAGTGAAAAAAATGTGCAATTTACCTGCAATATGAGCAAACAAGAATACTGCTCCATCGTGGGGCGGGTAAAAGAATACATCAGGGATGGGGACATCTTCCAGGCTGTTATCTCCAGGCAGTTTGTCACGCCTTACAGAGGAAGCCTCATGAATGCTTACCGCGTATTGAGAACGACCAATCCCTCCCCCTATATGGTCTATATGAATATCGACGGAGATGAGATTATGAGTTCATCTCCTGAGACGCTTGTGCGCTTGCAAAATGGTCGGCTTACTACTTTTCCAGTGGCGGGCTCCCGCCCGAGGGGGAGAACGGAGGAAGAGGACAAGAAACTGGAACAGGAGCTTTTGGCTGATGAAAAGGAACTTTCTGAACATAATATGCTGGTAGATTTGGGTAGAAACGATCTGGGGAAAATTTCTGAGTACTCTTCTGTCGAGGTCACGGAATATATGATGATTCACCGTTACTCAAAAATCATGCATATCTGTTCTCGGGTAGAAAGCAACATTCTGCCCGAACGTGACGGATACAGCGCCATTGAGGTAGTGTTACCTGCAGGTACTCTTTCCGGCGCACCGAAGATCCGGGCGTGCGAGATTATTGAGGAGTTGGAAAAGGAACCCCGCGGAATCTACGGAGGTGCGCTGGGATATCTGGATTTCACAGGGAATATGGATACCTGTATTGCCATTCGCATGGCTGTAAAGAAAGATGGAAAAGTATATGTTCAGGCAGGCGGCGGCATTGTGGCGGACAGCATACCCGAAAACGAGTATGAGGAATCCGCCAATAAAGCGCTGGCCGTGATGAATGCCATCCGCAATGCAGGGGAGGTGGATGACTAA
- the trpC gene encoding indole-3-glycerol phosphate synthase TrpC: MILDKLAASARTRVEQNKAQIPLRKIKKAARNIGSETGFPFEKALHRQDINFICEVKRASPSKGLIAQDFPYLQIAKDYEQAGAAAISVLTEPDYFLGRDDYLFQIQKAVSIPVLRKDFTVDAYQIYEAKTIGASAVLLICALLDTQTIRDYISFCDDLGLSALVEAHDEREIESALEAGARIIGVNNRNLKDFTVDIRNSMALRKLVPENILFVAESGIQTAADIDVLRQSNVNGVLIGETLMRSPDKGKMLEELRGGAL, from the coding sequence ATGATACTCGATAAACTTGCAGCTTCCGCCCGTACTAGGGTGGAGCAGAACAAAGCACAGATCCCTCTTAGAAAAATCAAAAAAGCAGCCAGAAACATTGGTTCAGAGACAGGCTTTCCGTTTGAAAAGGCGTTGCATAGACAGGACATCAATTTCATCTGTGAAGTCAAAAGAGCATCCCCTTCCAAAGGGCTAATCGCACAAGATTTCCCTTACCTTCAAATTGCCAAAGACTATGAGCAGGCTGGAGCCGCCGCAATCTCCGTGCTAACTGAGCCAGACTATTTTTTAGGTAGAGATGACTATCTTTTTCAAATACAAAAAGCGGTTTCCATTCCTGTCCTGCGCAAGGACTTTACGGTGGATGCTTATCAGATCTATGAGGCAAAAACAATCGGTGCGTCTGCAGTCCTTCTCATTTGTGCCCTACTCGACACACAGACCATCCGCGACTATATTTCATTCTGTGACGATCTTGGTCTGTCCGCGCTGGTAGAAGCTCACGACGAGAGGGAAATTGAATCAGCCCTTGAAGCAGGGGCGCGAATAATCGGGGTTAACAACCGCAATCTCAAGGATTTCACCGTGGATATCCGCAACAGCATGGCCCTTCGAAAACTCGTTCCAGAAAACATCCTCTTTGTGGCGGAAAGCGGAATTCAAACAGCTGCAGACATAGATGTACTACGTCAGTCCAACGTCAACGGCGTGCTGATCGGGGAAACCCTGATGCGCAGTCCGGACAAGGGGAAAATGCTCGAAGAACTGCGGGGAGGAGCCCTATGA
- a CDS encoding sigma 54-interacting transcriptional regulator, which yields MEDLKNEVFIEILDGILENPYIGIILVDTLGRISKVNKTYLEILGLKEEDVLNKHILEVTPHSRLPEVLRTRGVHLADYWPVNGHDTIVFRMPLYKDEKLIGAMGQSLVLGAAGAKILSKKLKELERELTVYKDVVSCIYSSKYCFNNIVGEDETIRNVKSIAQRASNTGSTVLIMGESGTGKELFANAIHQASPRKDRPFVRVNCAALPDNLLESELFGYEEGAFTGARKGGKLGKFEIANHGTIFLDEIGDMPLAMQAKLLIVLQEREVERVGGTKPIRVDVQVIAATNRNLEEMMKKGTFREDLYYRLNVVTLNVPSLRKRPRDIYLLINYLLPKLNQRLHTQVENVSEEALQLLCSYDWPGNVRELENLLERAINLADLNQDSCLTPEFFPSLSRTVLRPVPSIEPISVKSVDNLGEAVGKLEEETIRRVLQNTYNNKAQTAKILGLNKSVLYRKLRKYNLISDY from the coding sequence ATGGAAGACTTGAAAAACGAGGTATTTATTGAGATTTTGGATGGAATTCTGGAAAATCCCTACATTGGAATCATTTTGGTCGATACCTTGGGCAGAATTAGCAAAGTTAACAAGACCTATCTAGAAATACTGGGTCTGAAGGAAGAAGATGTATTGAACAAGCACATCTTAGAGGTTACGCCTCACTCTAGACTTCCGGAGGTATTAAGGACCAGAGGGGTACATCTAGCTGATTATTGGCCGGTAAATGGTCATGATACCATTGTCTTTCGTATGCCTTTATATAAAGATGAAAAACTGATCGGAGCCATGGGGCAAAGCCTAGTGTTAGGAGCTGCGGGAGCAAAAATTCTTTCCAAAAAGTTGAAAGAGTTAGAAAGAGAACTGACTGTATATAAGGATGTAGTCAGTTGTATATATAGTTCTAAATATTGTTTCAATAATATTGTAGGTGAGGATGAAACCATTCGTAATGTAAAATCCATAGCCCAGCGAGCTTCGAATACTGGATCGACGGTTCTAATCATGGGGGAAAGTGGTACAGGCAAGGAACTTTTCGCCAATGCCATTCACCAGGCCAGTCCGCGGAAGGATCGCCCCTTTGTTAGGGTGAACTGCGCTGCGTTGCCGGACAATCTTTTGGAATCAGAGTTGTTTGGCTATGAAGAAGGAGCATTTACGGGAGCGCGGAAGGGAGGAAAACTGGGCAAATTTGAAATAGCCAACCATGGTACGATATTTCTGGATGAAATTGGGGATATGCCTCTGGCCATGCAAGCCAAATTGCTCATCGTTTTGCAGGAGCGTGAAGTTGAGCGGGTGGGAGGGACCAAACCCATTCGGGTGGATGTTCAAGTAATAGCAGCCACCAACCGTAATCTGGAAGAGATGATGAAAAAAGGTACATTCAGAGAAGATCTCTATTATCGCTTGAATGTGGTAACTCTAAATGTTCCATCCCTGCGTAAACGACCGCGGGATATTTATTTATTGATAAACTACCTCTTGCCTAAATTGAACCAGCGTTTACATACCCAAGTAGAGAACGTATCTGAAGAAGCATTACAGCTACTTTGTAGCTATGATTGGCCGGGTAATGTACGGGAGTTGGAAAATTTACTGGAGAGGGCCATTAACCTGGCAGACTTGAATCAAGACTCTTGTCTTACCCCTGAGTTTTTTCCTTCGTTATCGAGAACAGTGTTGCGACCTGTGCCAAGCATCGAGCCCATTAGCGTTAAGAGCGTTGATAACCTCGGTGAAGCGGTGGGAAAACTGGAAGAGGAAACCATCCGGAGGGTTTTACAGAATACTTACAATAACAAGGCTCAAACCGCTAAAATTCTAGGTCTAAATAAATCGGTTTTGTACCGTAAATTAAGAAAGTATAATTTAATCTCTGATTACTAA
- a CDS encoding phosphoribosylanthranilate isomerase gives MTQIKLCGLTREEDIAAVNRWRPDYIGFVFANSRRQVTPEQARHLKAGLDPHIKSVGVFTNALVQSIIELCETGVIEVVQLHGNETEEYIRALKQKTTCFVIKAIRVQSTEQILQAQKLSCDLLLLDTYQKGLYGGSGKTFDRALIPTLHKPFFLAGGLESGNIAQVVEECHPFGVDVSSGAETDGLKDETKIKRIIEAIRSIG, from the coding sequence ATGACACAAATCAAACTTTGCGGACTAACAAGGGAAGAGGACATCGCCGCCGTCAACCGATGGCGGCCTGACTATATTGGTTTTGTGTTTGCAAACAGCCGCCGGCAGGTGACGCCTGAACAGGCGCGCCATCTCAAAGCTGGGTTAGATCCTCATATTAAATCAGTGGGCGTTTTTACTAATGCACTGGTGCAATCCATTATCGAACTATGTGAGACGGGAGTCATCGAAGTAGTACAGCTTCACGGCAATGAAACCGAAGAGTATATCCGGGCGCTCAAACAGAAAACCACGTGCTTCGTGATCAAAGCAATACGAGTACAGAGTACGGAACAGATTCTTCAGGCACAGAAGCTGTCCTGCGACCTGCTTTTACTGGACACTTACCAAAAAGGGCTATACGGCGGCAGCGGAAAAACCTTCGATCGCGCATTAATTCCTACGCTGCATAAACCGTTTTTTCTAGCTGGCGGGTTGGAAAGTGGCAATATCGCTCAGGTAGTTGAGGAATGTCATCCCTTTGGCGTGGATGTAAGCAGCGGTGCCGAAACTGACGGCTTGAAAGATGAAACTAAGATCAAACGGATCATTGAAGCAATTAGATCTATTGGCTAG
- a CDS encoding aminodeoxychorismate/anthranilate synthase component II has translation MILLIDNYDSFSYNLVQLAGGINSDIRVVRNDELTVEEIEALNPSHIILSPGPGYPKDAGVCEDVVRKLAGKSPILGVCLGHQGICEVYGAEICHARQLMHGKKSHIQIDNTFSIFRGLPQQIDAARYHSLIARKETMSTQLQVIAEDELGEVMAVKHKDYDVYGVQFHPESILTPMGHVILENFLEL, from the coding sequence ATGATTTTACTGATCGACAATTACGACAGCTTTTCCTATAATCTGGTCCAGCTTGCAGGCGGCATTAACTCAGATATTCGAGTTGTACGAAACGACGAACTGACGGTTGAAGAGATCGAAGCTCTAAATCCCTCCCACATCATTCTTTCACCCGGGCCGGGCTACCCGAAAGACGCCGGCGTCTGCGAAGATGTCGTCCGTAAGCTGGCAGGAAAATCCCCGATCCTCGGGGTCTGTCTAGGACATCAAGGGATTTGTGAAGTATACGGAGCCGAAATCTGTCACGCAAGACAACTCATGCACGGAAAGAAAAGTCACATCCAAATTGACAACACCTTTTCCATCTTCCGAGGGCTTCCGCAACAGATCGACGCGGCACGTTACCATTCCCTGATCGCTCGGAAAGAGACGATGAGCACTCAGCTGCAAGTAATCGCAGAGGACGAACTAGGCGAAGTTATGGCAGTTAAACATAAAGACTATGACGTTTACGGGGTGCAGTTTCATCCAGAATCCATTCTGACCCCGATGGGGCATGTAATTCTAGAAAACTTTTTGGAATTATAA
- the trpD gene encoding anthranilate phosphoribosyltransferase has product MIQQAIQEVLNGKDLDFETAKVVMREMMDGTATQAQMGALLAILRMKGETVDEITACATVMRENGLKINPVRKVIDIVGTGGDGVGSFNISTTSAFVVAAGGVPVAKHGNRGVSSKSGAADVLECLGINLNLSPEQSEKILEHSNICFMFAQLYHSSMKYAAPVRREMGVRTIFNVLGPLSNPAGATMQLMGVYDRKLVEPLAQVLSNLGVVRGLAVSGCDGMDEVTLTGETHVCEIRHGELTTYDITPEQFGFNRCKLPDLAGGMPEDNAQITRDILSGKEKGAKRDVVVLNAAMALYLGIDNCTVEDCIQRAEELINSGKAAAKLAEFSKLTHEVQP; this is encoded by the coding sequence ATGATACAGCAAGCAATACAAGAAGTACTAAATGGAAAAGATCTTGACTTTGAGACCGCAAAAGTGGTTATGAGAGAAATGATGGACGGTACAGCTACCCAAGCTCAGATGGGTGCCTTACTGGCCATACTGCGGATGAAGGGAGAAACAGTCGATGAGATTACGGCCTGCGCGACCGTCATGCGTGAAAATGGGCTGAAGATTAACCCGGTGCGCAAGGTCATCGACATTGTCGGAACAGGCGGCGATGGGGTGGGTAGCTTCAACATCTCCACTACATCTGCTTTTGTGGTCGCGGCAGGCGGGGTACCAGTGGCAAAACACGGCAACCGTGGCGTATCAAGCAAAAGCGGCGCGGCTGATGTACTAGAGTGTCTTGGAATCAACCTGAACCTTTCCCCCGAACAGAGTGAAAAAATCCTGGAGCACAGTAACATCTGCTTTATGTTCGCTCAGCTCTATCATTCTTCTATGAAATACGCAGCACCAGTTCGCCGGGAGATGGGAGTGCGTACCATCTTCAACGTTTTGGGACCACTATCTAATCCAGCAGGAGCCACCATGCAACTCATGGGCGTTTACGATCGGAAGCTGGTGGAACCGCTTGCCCAAGTGCTTTCGAATCTTGGCGTGGTGCGCGGCTTAGCGGTCAGCGGCTGTGACGGCATGGACGAGGTGACACTCACCGGTGAAACTCACGTCTGCGAGATTCGCCATGGTGAACTAACGACCTACGATATCACTCCTGAACAGTTTGGGTTTAATCGCTGCAAGTTACCGGATCTGGCGGGCGGCATGCCTGAAGACAATGCCCAAATTACACGGGACATTCTAAGCGGCAAGGAAAAGGGAGCAAAACGTGATGTAGTGGTGCTCAATGCAGCTATGGCGCTCTATCTTGGCATTGACAACTGCACTGTCGAGGACTGCATCCAAAGGGCAGAGGAACTGATCAACAGCGGAAAAGCTGCTGCCAAACTGGCTGAGTTTTCCAAACTGACCCATGAGGTGCAGCCATGA